A stretch of DNA from Halobaculum sp. XH14:
CACGCTGGCGAGGACGAAGCTGGCGACGTAGCCCGCGAGCGCCCCGACCGCGCCGAAGCCGAGGAGCACGAAGGCGGCGACGAAGACGAGCCGGGAGACGCTGCTGATGACCTTGACGACGGCCGTCCACGTCACCTGGTTGAACCCCTGGAAGATCGAGCCGAGGTACTTCGTCCCCGACCGGCTGCCGATGTAGACCGCGCCGACGAGCAGGAAGGGGACGATCCGCGGCTCGTCCAGCAGCCGTGCGGCGGGCCGCCCGACGACGACGACCGCGACGCTGAGGACGACCGTGATGACGCCGAGATACAGGACCGACCGGCGGATGATGTGGGGGATCTGTCCCGGGTCGGTCTCGGCGAAGTCGGTGATGTACCGCGCGGCCGACTTCGGGAGCCCCAGCGTGGCGAAGATGCTGACGATGGTGAGCACCGAGAGCGCGAAGTTGAGCCGGCCGTACCCCTCCGTCGTGAGGAGAAACCGGGTCAGGAGGACGACCAGCAGCGCGTTCGACACCATCCGCACCACGCCCGCGCCGAAGATGGCCTTCACGCCCCGGGAGAGCCGGTCCGTCGAGACCATCTAGGCCCCGTCCCCGTCGATGAGATACTGCCGGAGGCCGTCGTTCGCCCGGATCCTGTTCACGCCGGGCGTCGTCTCGAGCGCCCTGAAGCTCGCGGCGTCGTACCGGAAGCCGTCGTAGAGGCGCACCTCACGCTCGTAGTCCGCGTCGTTGACGATCAGATACCCCTGGTCCTCGAACCGGTCGAGGTAGCCCTGCCCCCTGAAGCTCGTGCCGTTGATCCCCTCCCGGTAGCCGGGGAAATCGAGGGTCGTCGTGGCCCGCTGGGTGCCGTACTCGGCGTCGACGTAGCGGCGCGGCCCGCCGCGGATCCCGACGAACGGCGTGCCCTCCTCCCGGTGCTCGAACGCCTCGGCGAAGCCGTCGATGCGGGTCTCGGTCACCTGGTCGTTCGGCTGGTACGTGTACGGCGAGCTGTGGTAGGCAGCAGCCCCCACCGGCACCATGACCAGGAACAGCACCACGAGCACCACGCGCGTGTCGGTCCCGACCCGACCACCGCCGTACGCGCGGACGGCCCTGGCCAGCCCGACCGCGGCGAGGATCGTCACCGGCACCATGATGAACCCCTGATACCTGAAGTACTGGTCGCCCGCGGAGGCGACGAGGAACAGGAGGAACAGCCCGAACAGCGGCACGAGCGCCGCGGCGACGTAGACGAGCAGCGAGGTGACATCAGTCCGCTCCTCGCGGAGCCGGCCGGCGATCAGCGCGACGATCAGCCCGCCGGCCAGCAGCGAGAGCACCACCCCCGGCAGGAACAGTTTAACGAACAGCGAGGGGAGGCTCCCGCCGACGGCGACCAGCGACGTCCCCTTCGACGCGACGACGGTCCCGGCCGAGGAGCCCTCGAACACGATGCTCGTGATGGTGGCGACGATGGCCCCCTGGACGCGCTCGAAGCGCGGCGCCCAGAGCAGGAACGCGACCGCGAGGACCCCGGTCTGTGCGTACAGCGGCCGATGGGCGGTGATGGGATGGTCCGTCGTTCGTGCGCGGTACAGCACCTGCACGAGCGCGATGGCGCCGAAGAACAGCACGACGTTCAGCGCCTGCTGGGGGTGGACCAGCACCACCGCGCTGGAGGCCAGCGCGAGCAGGATGCCGACGGCGGTCACGCGGTCGCCGGCCGCCCCGCGCCGGACCGCGGCGTCGGCCGACGCGCGGAGCGGCCTGGTGCTGTATCGGAGCACGAGGTACAGCACGAACGGGAAAAAGAGGATCGCCTGGCTCGTGGGGTGTGCGAACGGGTGGACCGAGACGCCGTTGACCGGCGCGAGCAACAGCGCCGAGAGGACGCCCAGCGTGACCGCGAGCCGCGAGTCGTCGAGCAGCCTGACACACAGCGGGACGAACAGGAGGAACACGAGCGTGTAACAGACGATGGTGACGAGCATCAGCGCGACGCGGACGGACAGCCCCGTGACGGCGGCGACGAAGACGGCCGTGCTGTGGACGCCCGGGTAGAGCAGGTTCACCGGCGTGAGCGTCCCCGACGCCAGCTCGCGCGCCCACCCGAGGTGGCTCAACGCGTCGCCGGAGCCGTAGAAGTAGTAGCCCCGGAGCAACGGCATCGTGACCAGCGCGAGGACGGTCGCGCCGGCCAGCAGGACGCCGGCGTTCCCGAGCCGATCCGGAACCTCCCCGAGCAGCGCGACCGTGACCCCGGCCGCGAGCGCGACGCAGAGACACGCCCAGACGGCGGGCGGCGTCGCCGCGTACAGCGACAGTTCGTATCCCGTCGGCGGCGCGCGGCGCGCGAGCAGCACCGCTGCCAGCAGCGCGAGAAATCCGACCGTCAGCCCGACTTTCGAGCGGCGATGTGAGTTCCTTCCTGACATGTTCGGCTCCCCATCCGGACGTGGGTTCTCGTCATACACCGACCACGTCACGGGCTTAGTTATGGAGAACCAACGCCGTCTCGTCGCGGTTTAGCCGCGGAATACCCCGGCGAGACGGGGAGCCACGATTCTCGCGGCCGGCGGTCGGCTGCGGCCCGCCCGTCGCCGTCACGGTCGAACCGCGACGAGAAGGAGCGGGTTTCCGGGCCGGTCGGCGTCGTCGGCGACCCGAACTCGCCGGCGTGGGCACGGCGACCCGACCCGTTTCCGGACGACGCGAGCGGGTTCAGTTCGAGAGGACGGAGCGGTACACGTCGCGGAGGCGCTCGTTCGACCGCTGGACGCTCACCTCGCGGGCCGCCTCCCGGCCGTCCGAGCGCTCGCCCGCCGCGAGCACGTCGGCGAGCGAGCTCGCCAGCCCCTCGTCGGAGACCTCGACGGACGAGGGGGAGACGTCCCGGAGACGGGCGCGCACGTCGCCGACGTCCGTGGAGACGACCGGGAGGTTACACGCCATCGCCTCCTTCACCGAGTTGGGCGACCCCTCCCGCCGGGACGTGATCAACAGCGCGTCGGCCGCGTTCATGTAGACGGACATCCGCTCGTGGGGGACGCCCGTGACCGTGTGGAGTTCGACGCGCCCGTCCACGCGCTCGCGCGTCGCCTCGACGACGCGCTCGGCGCGCGGGAAGTCCTTCACGCCGCGCTCGGGCGGGTACGGGAAGAGGACGTGCCTGGCGTCGGGGTCCCAGCCCAGGTCCGCGCGCGCCTCGCCGACGTCGGCCGGCGCGAAGCGGTCGAGGTCGACGCCGTGGGGGATGACGTGACAGTCGCGGTCGAGCCGCTCTGCCATCTCGGGGGACATGACGACCACGGCGTCGGCCAGCCGCGCGCAGAGCGCGCTGACCGGGCCGTACCGACCCATGAGGTCGCTCCCCCAGAGCGAGACGACGACCGGGAGCGACGGCTGTGCCACGGCGGCCGGGGCGGTCAGGCCGTAGTTGGCGTGGACCAGGTCGTAGTCGCCGAACGACCGGCGGAGCACCGACGGGTAGAGCCGGAGGTAGTTCAGCGGGCTCCGGCCGTCGACCGTGCCGTCGCCGAAGCGGCGGGCCCCCGGGACCGGCAGCGTCTCGGTCTCGACGCCGGCCGCCTCCAGGTAGCGCACCTGCTGGTTGAAGAAGCGCGACTGCGCGTTGGTGACGAGCTGGAGCGCCCGCATCTATCGGGCCACCAGCCTGTAGGCTCGCTTGGCGACGTCCATGCCAGGGCCGCCGGACTCGAGGACGTAGTAGGGCGCGAGCTCGGCCCCGAACTTGCTCTTGTACCGGCAGAGACGCTCGGTGTTCGCGCCCATCAGGTCGTACGAATGGACCGACTCCCGCGGCTCGCCAGCGGCGACGTCCTCGACCATCGTCCAGTGGACGAGGCTGTTGACGCTCACGCCCTCGTGGGTCGTCCGCGCGCCGCCGAGCCAGTAGTAGGCGGCGTCGTTCGAGTACAGCGCGACGACGCCGGTGAGGAACTCGTCGTCGGGCCCGCGGGCGACGTACGTGCGACAGCGGTCCTCGGCGGCCAGCGCCTCCGTCAGGTCGCGGACGTACGGCCAGGTGAGGCTAAAGCCCCGGTCCTGCTCGTCGTAGCGGTCGGCGGTGTGCTCGAACACCTCGCGGGTGCCCTCCCGTCCCTCGACCCTGACCGTGACGTCGAGGTCGCGGGCGTCGCCGATCTCGCGTCGGAGGCTCTTGCTGGCGGCCGTGAGCAGGTCGTCCGGGTCCTCGTCGACGGCGAGCCGGTAGGTGAACTGGACGTCCAGATCGAGGTCGTTCCAGACGTACGGCCGCGGGTCCGGGTAGGCTGTGTTGCAGACGGTCCGGAACAGCGTCAGCGAGCCGTCGACGTCGAACTCGTCGACGAGCTTCCCGGCGAAGGCGGCGTTCACCTTCTCGCGCTTGCGCCGCTTCGGGCTCGCGGGCATCACGATGGGGCCAAGCTGTGGGACCGCGAACCCGGGCGGCGGCGACGTCACCGCGGTGCCGACGGACCGCTCCCGGACGAACGCGGGAAACAGGCCGACCGGCCGGTCCCCCTTGAACCCCCCGTACAGTCTGAGTTCGCCCTCCGCGTGGTCGCCGAGCACGTCGAGGGCGGCAGGCGCGTGGAACGCCTCGAACCCCGACGCGGGCAGGGCGTCGCCCCACTCGTCGAGGCTGAGCGTCTCGAGTCTCATTCGGTCGCGTCGGGGGGCCGAGCCCCGTTTGTTACAACCCGCCTACCGTCCTCGGGCGGCCCGTAGCGGGCCGAACCGGCATCGGCGATCGTTGTCGGACTGGTCGCTGTCGGACTGGTTCCTGTCGGAGCGATCGCTGCCGGAGTACTCCCTGCCGGACTGGGCCTTGCCGGATCGCTCCCGAAAACTGACCTCCCACGGTCGGCCGCCCGGCTCACGTGGCGGCCGCGTCCGTGACCAGGTCGACGATGTGGGCCGTCACGTCGACCTTCTCGTCCAGCAGTTTCCGCCGCCGCCGCTCCCAGCGCTCGCCCGCCTCGGGGTCGTCGGCGAGTTCGAGGACCGTTTCGACGAACGCGGCGCTCTCCCGGCAGGTCGTGATGAGCCCGTGCTCGTGGAGTTCGCGGAAGTTGCCGAACTCCTCGTCGTAGGGGTTCAGCCGGACGCTCGGCGTGGCGAGCAGCGCAGCTTCGGTCGCCATCGTCCCGGAGTCTCCCGCGTACAGGTCCGCGTGGGCCAGTAGCTGGTGGAGGTCCTCGGGCGGCACGGGAAGCTCGCGGTCCGCCAGGTCCGGCGGGAGCGCTCCCTCGCTCGACACGTACACCGGCATGCGGTCCTCGACGCGCTCGATCAGGGACCGCTTCTCGTCGGTCGAGAGGCTCCGGTGGCCGGCGTCGTGGTGGGCGTCCATGGCGACGAACCGAAAGACCGCGTACGGCTGGTCGGGGTCGACGCCCGCCTCGCGGAGCACGTCGGGGTCGCGCTCGAACCGGTCCGGGTGGAGGTACGCGAGTTCGTGGAACCCGTCGTACCGGCGCTGGGTCGCGCCCAGGTCGCGCTCGAACCGGGCCGGCGTGCAGACGACGCTGGCGAAGGGGATCGTGACACGGTCGACCAGCCGGGTCTGTTCGGTGTCGTTGAAGACGACGTTGGGGACGCCGAGCAGCCACGAGACGTGCGCGGCCGCCGGGTTGAGCATGCTGACGACCACGTCGGGGTCGAACCGACGGGCGAGCCGCAGGAGTCGAACCTCCCGTGCCATCCACTCGCCGACCAGCCCCGGGCCGCCCCCGCCGCGCTCGGACAGCGGCGTGTGCTCGAACCCCTCCGCGTCGAGCAGATCCGTCGTGACGTCCTTGACGCGCGAGGCGATGTGGATCTCGTGGCCCGCCGCCGAGAGCTCCTCGGCCGCGTGTTTGAACAGGTGGACGTGCGCCGGGTGGTTCACGTCGAACAGCGCGCGCATCAGTCCACCCGCGGGTGGACGGGACGCGGCTGATCGCCCGGCGTCAGGCCGGCAGCGCGCGCCCGGCGGCCGCCGCGCGTCCGCGCCGTCACCGCCAGCCCCTCCCCACCGTGTAGTGGGGGTGGTCGGCGCCGCCGAGGTCGACGCTGTCCCGGCCGTCGACGACCACCGTGGGCTCGTCGAACGCCGTCCAGTCGACCGCGTCGAACTCGTCGTGGGCGGTGACGACGACCACGGCGTCGACGTCACGGTCGTACATCTCCTCCAGCGGCACCGTCTCGGCGTCGAACCCGTCGGCGTCGACGAGCGGGTCCGCGCCGAACACGGTCGCGCCGTGCTCGGAGAGCGTCGAGCAGACGCCCAGCGCCGGGCTGGCGCGCGTCTCCTTCACGCCCGCCCGGTAGGTGAGTCCGAGGACGAGCACGCGCGCGTCCGCCAGCGGACCACCGGCCGCGTGCGGGCCGTCGTCCGGGTGCGAGTCCCCGTTCGCGCGCGGCTCCCCGTCGGCGGGGACGACCCCGCCCGCCCGGAGTCCCTCCGCGACCTTCGCGGCGACGAAGCCGGGCATCGCGTCGTTCACCTCGCGCGCGGTCTCCAGGAACGGCGCTGGCGACTCCAGCCAGTTGATGAGGAAGTACGGGTAGTACGGGATGCAGTGGCCGCCCACGCCCGGGCCGGGCGTGTGGATGTCACAGAACGGCTGGGTGTTCGCGGTGTCGATGGCCTCCCGGACGTCGATCCCAAGCTCGTCGGTGAGCCGGCCGAGCTCGTTCGCCAGGGCGATGTTCGCGTCGCGGTACAGCCCCTCGAACACCTTCACCGCCTCGGCGGTGGTCGCGTCCGACACCGGCAGCACGTCGTTGTCCACGAGCGCCTCGTAGACGACGCGCGCGCTCCGGGTGCTCTCGTCGTCGACGCCGCCGACGACCTTCGGGTGCGCGCCGCGGACGTCCCGGAGCGCGCGCCCGCTGGAGGTCCGTTCGGGACAGAACGCCAGGCCGAACTCCCCGCGCCGGAGGCCGCTTTGCTCCTCCAGCAGCGGGAGCACGACGTCGCGGCAGGTCCCCGGCGGGACGGTGGATTCGACGACCACGAGGTCGCCCGGGTACAGCCCCTCGGCGACGCCCTCGACGGCCGCCTCAAGCGTCGAGAGGTCCGGCTCCTTCGTCTCGGTGACGAGCGTCGGCACGATGAGGACGTGGACGCTCGCGTCGCGGGCGGCCGTGGCCGGGTCGCTCGTCGCCGTCAGCGAGCCGTCGGCCGAGACGTCGGCGACCGCCTCGGGCAGTCCGGGCTCGCGTTCGACGTGGCTCTCGCCGGCGTTGATCGACGCCACCACGTCCGGGTCGACGTCGACGCCGGTGACGTTGCCGCACGTCTCGGCGTAGACGGTCGCCAGCGGGAGCCCCATCTTGCCGAGGCCGTAGACGGCCACCGGCACCTCGCCGTTCACGAACGCCGCCCGCCTGGCCTCGTCGTCGAGGTCGGAGCCGTACAGCGACCGGATCCCGGATCGGGTCGTCACGTCGGCACCTCCGTCTCCGCCCCCGGCCGCTCCCGACCGGCGGCGATGTCGTCGATGGTCCGGGCCACCTCCACGGCGCGGAGGCCGTCCTCGGCGGTGACCACCGGCTCCGCCCCGTCGCGCGCGGCGGCGACGAACGACTCCAGTTCGGCCTTCAGCGGTTCGCCGTTCTCGACGATGGGCCGCTCGACGACGCTCTCGACGCGCTCGCGCACCGCGCCGTCGTTCTCGATGTACGCCGGGGCGGTGTGTCGGTGGATCTCGACGGACTGGTTCATGTAGTCCACGCGGACCCGGCACTCGCGGGCGGTGATCCCCAGCTTCCGCACCTTCCGCTGGGTGACGCGGCTCGCCGTGAGGTCGGCGACGACGCCGTCGTCGAACCGGCAGGTCGCGGTGGCGTAGCGGTTGCCGGCCGCGCCCGCCGCGTCCACCGCGACGGGTGCCTTCCCGAGCAGCGAGCAGACCACGTCGATGTCGTGGATCATCAGGTCGAAGACGGCCGAGTCCGCGACCTCCCGCTCGCGCGGCGGGCCGAGCCGCTGGGCGTCGAGCGCGAGCACCTCGACGTTCGGGACGATGTCCGCGAGCGCCCGCACCGCGGGGTTGAACCGCTCGATGTGGCCGACTTGGAGGACCAGGTCCTCGGCCCGCGCCCGCTCGGCGAGTTCTCGCCCCCGCGGGAGGTCCTCGACGTACGGCTTCTCGACGAGCGCGTGGGTGCCAGCGTCGAGACACCGCTCTAGCATCGAGGGGTGTGCCGCAGTCGGGACCGCGACCGAGACGAGGTCCGCCCGCGAGAGCAGGTCCCCCGCCTCCCGCGCGACCGTGCCGTAGTCGCGGGCGACCGTCCGGGCGGCCTCGGCGTCGAGGTCGGCGACGCCGACGAGTTCCGCGTTCGGGAGCTCGCTGTACACCCGGGCGTGGTTGCGCCCCATGCTGCCGACGCCGACGACGCCGGCCGAAAGCGTCTCGCTCATGCGCTCCGGCGGCCTCGATCGGCCGCCAGTTCCGGGGAGTCTCCGGTCGTGTACGATTCGACGGCCGCACAGATCCGTCGGAGGTCGTCGGTCGAGAGCGACGGATGGACCGGCAGCGAGAGCACCTGTTCGGCGGCGCGCTCGGCGACCGGGCAGTCGGCGTCGAAGCCCTCGTAGGCCGGCTGCTCGTGGATGGGAACCGGGTAGTAGATGCCCGATCCGACGCCCGCGTCGGCCAGGTGCTCGCGGAGCCCGTCGCGGTCGTCGTGTCTGACCGTGTACTGGTGGTAGACGTGGCGCGACCCCGGCGGCTCGTTCGGCGTGATGACGCCCGCGTCCGAGAGCCGCTTCGTGAGGTAGGCGGCGTGTCCGCGCCGGGCGATGGTGTGGTCCGTGAGCTTCGGGAGCTGTGCCCGCCCGATGGCCGCACAGAGGCTCGTCATCCGGAAGTTGTGGCCGACCTCGCCGTGTTCGTACCCGGAGATCCGGCCGTGGTCCGCGAAGCGGGCGACCCGCTCTGCCAGCTCCGCGCGGTCGGTCGTCACCATCCCGCCCTCCCCCGTCGTCATGTTCTTCGTCGGGTAGAAGGAAAAGCAGGCGGCGTCGCCGAACGAGCCGACGCGCCGGCGGTCGAACTCCGCGCCGTGGGCCTGCGCGGCGTCCTCGACGAGCGCCAGGTCGTGCTCGTCGGCGATCTCGCGCAGGTGGTCCATCGCGGCCGGCAGGCCGTAGAGGTGGACCGCGAGGATCGCTTCCACGTCGTCGCGCTCGCGGACGACCGCCTCCACCTCGCGCGGGTCGAGCGTGAACGTCGAGGGGTGGACGTCCGCGAAGACGGGTTCGGCGCCCGCGAGGCGGACGGCGTTCGCGCTGGCGACGAACGAGAACGGCGTCGTGACGACCGCGTCGCCCTCGCCGATCCCGAGCGCCTCGAACGTGGCGTGGAGCGCGGTCGTCCCGTTCGTCGTGGCGACGCCGTGGGCCGCCCCACAGAACTCGGAGAACTCGTCCTCGAAGCGCCGGACCTCCTCGCCGTCGGCGAGCTGGCCGCTCTCGAGGACGCGCTGGACGCCCTCGCTCTCGGCGTCGCCGATCCGGGGGTTCGCGATGGGGATCATCGCTCCGTGTTCCCCCCCTGGAGCCGCTCGGGCAGCGGCTGGTGTTCGGCGGGCGAGCCGACCGCGAGGGTGTCCGCGGGCACGTCCTCGGTGACGACCGCGCCCGCGGCGACGAACGCGCGCTCCCCGACGGTGACGCCCGGGAGCACGGTCGCGTTCGCGCCGACGGTCGCGTCGTCCTCGAGGGTCGGCCCCTCCAGTTCGACCTCCTGGCGCAGCGGGTAGTCGTCGTTCGTGAGGATCGCGCCCGGGCCGACGAACACCCGGTCGCCGACGGTGGTGTTCGTCGGGAGGTACGCGGCGGTCTGGATGCTCACCTCGTCGCCGACGGTCGAGCCCCCGTCGATGACCGCGCGGGTGCCGACGAGCACGTCGTCGCCGACGACGGTGTCCTCGCGCACCAGCGCGTCGTGGCCGGTCGTGAACCCCTCGCCGATCTCGACGTCGCCGTACACGACGGTGCCGCGCCGGATCGTCGCGCCCGGCCCGATGGTAGGCGTCGAGCCGTCCGGGTCGCCGAGCGTGACGTTCGGGTGGACCTCGGCCCCGTCGCCGAGCGTCGCGTTCGTCACTGGCGGCCTCCGTCCGGCCCGGGCGTCCGGGCCGGCTGGCCGCTCCTCCGTCCGGTTCGTCGGGTCTGTGTGTGTGTCCGAGACATGGATGCGGACTGCACGGTCGCTCCCGGCAGTATCGGGTCTTGACCGGCATCGGACCATTGTTATGTGCGCCTTTTGTCGGGTTAACAGCCGGCTGTCGCGTCGCTCTCACGCGATTCGGCCGCCTACCCGCGAGGCGAAACCCGCATTGACGGCCGCGAGCGACGCCGGAACGGGC
This window harbors:
- a CDS encoding glycosyltransferase; its protein translation is MRALQLVTNAQSRFFNQQVRYLEAAGVETETLPVPGARRFGDGTVDGRSPLNYLRLYPSVLRRSFGDYDLVHANYGLTAPAAVAQPSLPVVVSLWGSDLMGRYGPVSALCARLADAVVVMSPEMAERLDRDCHVIPHGVDLDRFAPADVGEARADLGWDPDARHVLFPYPPERGVKDFPRAERVVEATRERVDGRVELHTVTGVPHERMSVYMNAADALLITSRREGSPNSVKEAMACNLPVVSTDVGDVRARLRDVSPSSVEVSDEGLASSLADVLAAGERSDGREAAREVSVQRSNERLRDVYRSVLSN
- a CDS encoding GNAT family N-acetyltransferase; its protein translation is MRLETLSLDEWGDALPASGFEAFHAPAALDVLGDHAEGELRLYGGFKGDRPVGLFPAFVRERSVGTAVTSPPPGFAVPQLGPIVMPASPKRRKREKVNAAFAGKLVDEFDVDGSLTLFRTVCNTAYPDPRPYVWNDLDLDVQFTYRLAVDEDPDDLLTAASKSLRREIGDARDLDVTVRVEGREGTREVFEHTADRYDEQDRGFSLTWPYVRDLTEALAAEDRCRTYVARGPDDEFLTGVVALYSNDAAYYWLGGARTTHEGVSVNSLVHWTMVEDVAAGEPRESVHSYDLMGANTERLCRYKSKFGAELAPYYVLESGGPGMDVAKRAYRLVAR
- a CDS encoding DUF354 domain-containing protein — protein: MRALFDVNHPAHVHLFKHAAEELSAAGHEIHIASRVKDVTTDLLDAEGFEHTPLSERGGGGPGLVGEWMAREVRLLRLARRFDPDVVVSMLNPAAAHVSWLLGVPNVVFNDTEQTRLVDRVTIPFASVVCTPARFERDLGATQRRYDGFHELAYLHPDRFERDPDVLREAGVDPDQPYAVFRFVAMDAHHDAGHRSLSTDEKRSLIERVEDRMPVYVSSEGALPPDLADRELPVPPEDLHQLLAHADLYAGDSGTMATEAALLATPSVRLNPYDEEFGNFRELHEHGLITTCRESAAFVETVLELADDPEAGERWERRRRKLLDEKVDVTAHIVDLVTDAAAT
- a CDS encoding nucleotide sugar dehydrogenase, whose translation is MTTRSGIRSLYGSDLDDEARRAAFVNGEVPVAVYGLGKMGLPLATVYAETCGNVTGVDVDPDVVASINAGESHVEREPGLPEAVADVSADGSLTATSDPATAARDASVHVLIVPTLVTETKEPDLSTLEAAVEGVAEGLYPGDLVVVESTVPPGTCRDVVLPLLEEQSGLRRGEFGLAFCPERTSSGRALRDVRGAHPKVVGGVDDESTRSARVVYEALVDNDVLPVSDATTAEAVKVFEGLYRDANIALANELGRLTDELGIDVREAIDTANTQPFCDIHTPGPGVGGHCIPYYPYFLINWLESPAPFLETAREVNDAMPGFVAAKVAEGLRAGGVVPADGEPRANGDSHPDDGPHAAGGPLADARVLVLGLTYRAGVKETRASPALGVCSTLSEHGATVFGADPLVDADGFDAETVPLEEMYDRDVDAVVVVTAHDEFDAVDWTAFDEPTVVVDGRDSVDLGGADHPHYTVGRGWR
- a CDS encoding Gfo/Idh/MocA family oxidoreductase, with the protein product MSETLSAGVVGVGSMGRNHARVYSELPNAELVGVADLDAEAARTVARDYGTVAREAGDLLSRADLVSVAVPTAAHPSMLERCLDAGTHALVEKPYVEDLPRGRELAERARAEDLVLQVGHIERFNPAVRALADIVPNVEVLALDAQRLGPPREREVADSAVFDLMIHDIDVVCSLLGKAPVAVDAAGAAGNRYATATCRFDDGVVADLTASRVTQRKVRKLGITARECRVRVDYMNQSVEIHRHTAPAYIENDGAVRERVESVVERPIVENGEPLKAELESFVAAARDGAEPVVTAEDGLRAVEVARTIDDIAAGRERPGAETEVPT
- a CDS encoding DegT/DnrJ/EryC1/StrS family aminotransferase — protein: MIPIANPRIGDAESEGVQRVLESGQLADGEEVRRFEDEFSEFCGAAHGVATTNGTTALHATFEALGIGEGDAVVTTPFSFVASANAVRLAGAEPVFADVHPSTFTLDPREVEAVVRERDDVEAILAVHLYGLPAAMDHLREIADEHDLALVEDAAQAHGAEFDRRRVGSFGDAACFSFYPTKNMTTGEGGMVTTDRAELAERVARFADHGRISGYEHGEVGHNFRMTSLCAAIGRAQLPKLTDHTIARRGHAAYLTKRLSDAGVITPNEPPGSRHVYHQYTVRHDDRDGLREHLADAGVGSGIYYPVPIHEQPAYEGFDADCPVAERAAEQVLSLPVHPSLSTDDLRRICAAVESYTTGDSPELAADRGRRSA
- a CDS encoding acyltransferase, translated to MTNATLGDGAEVHPNVTLGDPDGSTPTIGPGATIRRGTVVYGDVEIGEGFTTGHDALVREDTVVGDDVLVGTRAVIDGGSTVGDEVSIQTAAYLPTNTTVGDRVFVGPGAILTNDDYPLRQEVELEGPTLEDDATVGANATVLPGVTVGERAFVAAGAVVTEDVPADTLAVGSPAEHQPLPERLQGGNTER